In Apium graveolens cultivar Ventura chromosome 10, ASM990537v1, whole genome shotgun sequence, the following are encoded in one genomic region:
- the LOC141693143 gene encoding deaminated glutathione amidase, chloroplastic/cytosolic isoform X4, with translation MTSSIRVAAAQMTSINDLAANFSTCSRLVKEAASAGAKMICFPENFSYVGAADGDSLKIAEPLDGPIMKGESSMWLSLGGFQEKGFDVDVPGGAVFKESSFTEAGKKIVALDSPFGRLGLTVCYDLRFPEIYQQLRFHHGAQVLLVPSAFTKVTGEAHWEILLRARAIETQCYVIAAAQAGKHSEKRESFGETLIIDPWGSVIGRLPDRVSTGLAVADIDFSLLGSVREKMPISKHRKPLDF, from the exons ATGACGAGTTCGATCCGAGTTGCGGCAGCTCAGATGACTTCAATCAACGACCTCGCCGCCAATTTCTCCACTTGTTCTCGCCTTGTCAAG GAAGCAGCTTCGGCCGGGGCAAAAATGATTTGTTTTCCTGAAAACTTCTCTTATGTTGGCGCCGCAGATGGTGATAGTCTtaagattgcagaaccattagatGGGCCTATCATGAAAGG GGAATCCAGCATGTGGTTGTCTCTGGGAGGATTCCAAGAAAAAGG GTTTGATGTGGATGTTCCTGGAGGGGCAGTGTTTAAAGAGAGCAGTTTTACAGAAGCAG GGAAGAAAATTGTAGCATTAGACAGCCCCTTTGGACGGTTGGGATTGACAGTTTGTTATGATTTAAGATTCCCAGAGATTTATCAGCAGCTGAGATTCCATCATGGAGCGCAG GTGTTGTTGGTACCTTCAGCATTTACAAAAGTAACCGGTGAGGCCCACTGGGAGATTCTTCTTCGTGCCCGTGCAATTGAAACCCAGTGCTAT GTCATAGCAGCTGCACAAGCAGGAAAGCACAGTGAGAAAAGGGAAAGCTTTGGTGAAACACTAATAATTGATCCTTGGGGTTCGGTCATTGGTCGGCTACCTG ACCGAGTATCAACAGGCCTTGCTGTTGCAGATATTGACTTCTCACTGCTTGGTTCAGTTAGAGAAAAAATGCCGATTTCCAAG CATCGGAAGCCCCTTGACTTCTGA
- the LOC141693143 gene encoding deaminated glutathione amidase, chloroplastic/cytosolic isoform X2 produces MTSSIRVAAAQMTSINDLAANFSTCSRLVKEAASAGAKMICFPENFSYVGAADGDSLKIAEPLDGPIMKGESSMWLSLGGFQEKGSDDAHLRNTHVLIDNAGNIKSTYSKMHLFDVDVPGGAVFKESSFTEAGKKIVALDSPFGRLGLTVCYDLRFPEIYQQLRFHHGAQVLLVPSAFTKVTGEAHWEILLRARAIETQCYVIAAAQAGKHSEKRESFGETLIIDPWGSVIGRLPDRVSTGLAVADIDFSLLGSVREKMPISKHRKPLDF; encoded by the exons ATGACGAGTTCGATCCGAGTTGCGGCAGCTCAGATGACTTCAATCAACGACCTCGCCGCCAATTTCTCCACTTGTTCTCGCCTTGTCAAG GAAGCAGCTTCGGCCGGGGCAAAAATGATTTGTTTTCCTGAAAACTTCTCTTATGTTGGCGCCGCAGATGGTGATAGTCTtaagattgcagaaccattagatGGGCCTATCATGAAAGG GGAATCCAGCATGTGGTTGTCTCTGGGAGGATTCCAAGAAAAAGGGTCTGATGATGCACATTTGCGTAATACACATGTTTTGATTGACAATGCTGGGAATATTAAAAGCACATACAGCAAGATGCACTT GTTTGATGTGGATGTTCCTGGAGGGGCAGTGTTTAAAGAGAGCAGTTTTACAGAAGCAG GGAAGAAAATTGTAGCATTAGACAGCCCCTTTGGACGGTTGGGATTGACAGTTTGTTATGATTTAAGATTCCCAGAGATTTATCAGCAGCTGAGATTCCATCATGGAGCGCAG GTGTTGTTGGTACCTTCAGCATTTACAAAAGTAACCGGTGAGGCCCACTGGGAGATTCTTCTTCGTGCCCGTGCAATTGAAACCCAGTGCTAT GTCATAGCAGCTGCACAAGCAGGAAAGCACAGTGAGAAAAGGGAAAGCTTTGGTGAAACACTAATAATTGATCCTTGGGGTTCGGTCATTGGTCGGCTACCTG ACCGAGTATCAACAGGCCTTGCTGTTGCAGATATTGACTTCTCACTGCTTGGTTCAGTTAGAGAAAAAATGCCGATTTCCAAG CATCGGAAGCCCCTTGACTTCTGA
- the LOC141693143 gene encoding deaminated glutathione amidase, chloroplastic/cytosolic isoform X3, with amino-acid sequence MTSSIRVAAAQMTSINDLAANFSTCSRLVKEAASAGAKMICFPENFSYVGAADGDSLKIAEPLDGPIMKGYCSLARESSMWLSLGGFQEKGFDVDVPGGAVFKESSFTEAGKKIVALDSPFGRLGLTVCYDLRFPEIYQQLRFHHGAQVLLVPSAFTKVTGEAHWEILLRARAIETQCYVIAAAQAGKHSEKRESFGETLIIDPWGSVIGRLPDRVSTGLAVADIDFSLLGSVREKMPISKHRKPLDF; translated from the exons ATGACGAGTTCGATCCGAGTTGCGGCAGCTCAGATGACTTCAATCAACGACCTCGCCGCCAATTTCTCCACTTGTTCTCGCCTTGTCAAG GAAGCAGCTTCGGCCGGGGCAAAAATGATTTGTTTTCCTGAAAACTTCTCTTATGTTGGCGCCGCAGATGGTGATAGTCTtaagattgcagaaccattagatGGGCCTATCATGAAAGGGTATTGTTCTCTTGCAAG GGAATCCAGCATGTGGTTGTCTCTGGGAGGATTCCAAGAAAAAGG GTTTGATGTGGATGTTCCTGGAGGGGCAGTGTTTAAAGAGAGCAGTTTTACAGAAGCAG GGAAGAAAATTGTAGCATTAGACAGCCCCTTTGGACGGTTGGGATTGACAGTTTGTTATGATTTAAGATTCCCAGAGATTTATCAGCAGCTGAGATTCCATCATGGAGCGCAG GTGTTGTTGGTACCTTCAGCATTTACAAAAGTAACCGGTGAGGCCCACTGGGAGATTCTTCTTCGTGCCCGTGCAATTGAAACCCAGTGCTAT GTCATAGCAGCTGCACAAGCAGGAAAGCACAGTGAGAAAAGGGAAAGCTTTGGTGAAACACTAATAATTGATCCTTGGGGTTCGGTCATTGGTCGGCTACCTG ACCGAGTATCAACAGGCCTTGCTGTTGCAGATATTGACTTCTCACTGCTTGGTTCAGTTAGAGAAAAAATGCCGATTTCCAAG CATCGGAAGCCCCTTGACTTCTGA
- the LOC141693143 gene encoding deaminated glutathione amidase, chloroplastic/cytosolic isoform X1, protein MTSSIRVAAAQMTSINDLAANFSTCSRLVKEAASAGAKMICFPENFSYVGAADGDSLKIAEPLDGPIMKGYCSLARESSMWLSLGGFQEKGSDDAHLRNTHVLIDNAGNIKSTYSKMHLFDVDVPGGAVFKESSFTEAGKKIVALDSPFGRLGLTVCYDLRFPEIYQQLRFHHGAQVLLVPSAFTKVTGEAHWEILLRARAIETQCYVIAAAQAGKHSEKRESFGETLIIDPWGSVIGRLPDRVSTGLAVADIDFSLLGSVREKMPISKHRKPLDF, encoded by the exons ATGACGAGTTCGATCCGAGTTGCGGCAGCTCAGATGACTTCAATCAACGACCTCGCCGCCAATTTCTCCACTTGTTCTCGCCTTGTCAAG GAAGCAGCTTCGGCCGGGGCAAAAATGATTTGTTTTCCTGAAAACTTCTCTTATGTTGGCGCCGCAGATGGTGATAGTCTtaagattgcagaaccattagatGGGCCTATCATGAAAGGGTATTGTTCTCTTGCAAG GGAATCCAGCATGTGGTTGTCTCTGGGAGGATTCCAAGAAAAAGGGTCTGATGATGCACATTTGCGTAATACACATGTTTTGATTGACAATGCTGGGAATATTAAAAGCACATACAGCAAGATGCACTT GTTTGATGTGGATGTTCCTGGAGGGGCAGTGTTTAAAGAGAGCAGTTTTACAGAAGCAG GGAAGAAAATTGTAGCATTAGACAGCCCCTTTGGACGGTTGGGATTGACAGTTTGTTATGATTTAAGATTCCCAGAGATTTATCAGCAGCTGAGATTCCATCATGGAGCGCAG GTGTTGTTGGTACCTTCAGCATTTACAAAAGTAACCGGTGAGGCCCACTGGGAGATTCTTCTTCGTGCCCGTGCAATTGAAACCCAGTGCTAT GTCATAGCAGCTGCACAAGCAGGAAAGCACAGTGAGAAAAGGGAAAGCTTTGGTGAAACACTAATAATTGATCCTTGGGGTTCGGTCATTGGTCGGCTACCTG ACCGAGTATCAACAGGCCTTGCTGTTGCAGATATTGACTTCTCACTGCTTGGTTCAGTTAGAGAAAAAATGCCGATTTCCAAG CATCGGAAGCCCCTTGACTTCTGA